One genomic window of Chrysiogenia bacterium includes the following:
- a CDS encoding thermonuclease family protein: MSHRHVPAGVFAVSISVTVFAVALVGFVNSGEAAEATYGRFDDVTLDGCYDGDTCTFTIPDVHPLLGERIGVRVRGIDAPEIRGRCEAEKALARAARDRLRALLAEAVRIDLVNVSRGKYFRIIADVEADGMNVADILLREGLGRGYSGQAREAWCVAE; encoded by the coding sequence ACGTCCCCGCAGGAGTGTTCGCTGTCTCAATTTCGGTCACCGTTTTCGCGGTGGCACTGGTCGGATTCGTCAACTCCGGCGAGGCTGCCGAAGCCACCTACGGCCGTTTCGACGACGTGACCCTCGATGGCTGCTATGACGGCGATACCTGCACCTTCACGATCCCCGACGTTCATCCGCTCCTGGGCGAGCGGATCGGCGTCCGCGTCCGGGGGATCGATGCGCCGGAGATTCGGGGGAGATGTGAAGCCGAGAAGGCGCTGGCACGGGCGGCCAGGGACCGGCTTCGAGCGCTGCTCGCCGAGGCCGTCCGCATCGACTTGGTGAATGTGTCCAGAGGGAAGTATTTTCGGATCATCGCCGATGTCGAGGCCGACGGGATGAATGTCGCCGACATTCTGCTTCGGGAGGGCCTTGGGAGAGGCTACTCTGGCCAGGCGCGGGAGGCGTG